Proteins co-encoded in one Panulirus ornatus isolate Po-2019 chromosome 68, ASM3632096v1, whole genome shotgun sequence genomic window:
- the Mettl4 gene encoding N(6)-adenine-specific methyltransferase METTL4 isoform X3, whose product MKLHLNSLLRMSVVYATQKSAILDHESWLMELTKKYKINNHEGEPTEHKRKNFQDLFDLRTPFLMDSQAEKIAKQLEESPALVMEPKRKKRKKDHMPQRKEKEIELTHIREMFTVLRQTPDFKLNYQFLPNIDDFRRNNSHIRNLRKRFMEVTSSILPQLDEYHKGDEFGTKMINDNKYLVPPDVHYVCDDVNNILLHTLGFKFDVIVMDPPWQNKYVRRRTHAHGRHHGYGMMSVKDILQLPVGNLLEDGALLVVWCTNSISQIQEFLEGLNVWDVKLVATWFWLKVTKAGEPVTPLEGITHGKQPYERVFLAKKCSQGVVSQSIPDSLVFCSVPSGIHSHKPPLYELLKKYVGPHPQCLELFARSLTPGWMCYGMEVLRLQHSFLFEDSCQDE is encoded by the exons ATGAAATTACATTTGAATTCGTTGTTAAG aATGTCTGTTGTATATGCTACACAGAAGAGTGCTATTTTAGACCATGAATCCTGGTTGATGGAGCTAACAAAGAAATATAAGATTAACAACCATGAAGGGGAACCAACGGAACATAAGAGGAAAAACTTCCAAGATTTGTTTGATCTACGAACACCATTTTTGATG GATAGTCAAGCTGAAAAAATAGCCAAACAACTTGAAGAAAGTCCTGCACTTGTCATGGaacctaaaagaaagaaaaggaagaaag ATCATATGCctcaaaggaaagaaaaggagataGAGTTGACTCACATCCGAGAAATGTTCACAGTTCTGCGGCAGACTCCAGATTTCAAGTTGAATTACCAGTTCCTCCCAAATATTGATGACTTCAGACGTAATAATTCTCATATAAGAAATTTAAGAAAAAG GTTTATGGAGGTAACAAGCTCCATTTTGCCTCAGCTCGATGAATATCATaaaggtgatgagtttggtaccaagatgataaatgataataaatatttgGTGCCTCCAGATGTTCactatgtgtgtgatgatgtcaaTAATATCTTGCTGCACACATTAGGCTTCAAGTTTGATGTAATTGTAATGGATCCCCCGTGGCAAAACAAGTATGTGAGGAGACGAACTCATGCCCATGGAAGACATCACGG CTATGGCATGATGAGTGTTAAAGACATCTTGCAGCTACCAGTGGGTAATCTTCTTGAGGATGGAGCACTTTTAGTTGTTTGGTGCACCAACAGTATTTCACAAATACAAGAATTCCTTGAAGGACTAAATGTCTGGGATGTGAAACTTGTTGCAACATGGTTTTGGCTGAAG GTGACCAAAGCAGGTGAACCTGTCACACCACTAGAAGGTATAACTCATGGTAAACAACCATATGAACGTGTCTTCCTTGCAAAAAAGTGCAGTCAAGGGGTAGTGTCTCAAAGCATCCCAGATTCTTTGGTATTTTGTAGTGTTCCAAGTGGGATACATTCACACAAGCCCCCTCTTTATG AACTCTTGAAGAAGTATGTGGGACCACACCCACAATGCTTGGAGCTTTTTGCACGAAGTCTAACACCTGGATGGATGTGTTATGGCATGGAAGTTTTGCGGTTACAGCATTCATTTCTTTTTGAGGATTCATGCCAAGATGAATGA
- the Mettl4 gene encoding N(6)-adenine-specific methyltransferase METTL4 isoform X1, giving the protein MKLHLNSLLRMSVVYATQKSAILDHESWLMELTKKYKINNHEGEPTEHKRKNFQDLFDLRTPFLMDSQAEKIAKQLEESPALVMEPKRKKRKKDHMPQRKEKEIELTHIREMFTVLRQTPDFKLNYQFLPNIDDFRRNNSHIRNLRKSVSCCRFMEVTSSILPQLDEYHKGDEFGTKMINDNKYLVPPDVHYVCDDVNNILLHTLGFKFDVIVMDPPWQNKYVRRRTHAHGRHHGYGMMSVKDILQLPVGNLLEDGALLVVWCTNSISQIQEFLEGLNVWDVKLVATWFWLKVTKAGEPVTPLEGITHGKQPYERVFLAKKCSQGVVSQSIPDSLVFCSVPSGIHSHKPPLYELLKKYVGPHPQCLELFARSLTPGWMCYGMEVLRLQHSFLFEDSCQDE; this is encoded by the exons ATGAAATTACATTTGAATTCGTTGTTAAG aATGTCTGTTGTATATGCTACACAGAAGAGTGCTATTTTAGACCATGAATCCTGGTTGATGGAGCTAACAAAGAAATATAAGATTAACAACCATGAAGGGGAACCAACGGAACATAAGAGGAAAAACTTCCAAGATTTGTTTGATCTACGAACACCATTTTTGATG GATAGTCAAGCTGAAAAAATAGCCAAACAACTTGAAGAAAGTCCTGCACTTGTCATGGaacctaaaagaaagaaaaggaagaaag ATCATATGCctcaaaggaaagaaaaggagataGAGTTGACTCACATCCGAGAAATGTTCACAGTTCTGCGGCAGACTCCAGATTTCAAGTTGAATTACCAGTTCCTCCCAAATATTGATGACTTCAGACGTAATAATTCTCATATAAGAAATTTAAGAAAAAG TGTTTCATGTTGCAGGTTTATGGAGGTAACAAGCTCCATTTTGCCTCAGCTCGATGAATATCATaaaggtgatgagtttggtaccaagatgataaatgataataaatatttgGTGCCTCCAGATGTTCactatgtgtgtgatgatgtcaaTAATATCTTGCTGCACACATTAGGCTTCAAGTTTGATGTAATTGTAATGGATCCCCCGTGGCAAAACAAGTATGTGAGGAGACGAACTCATGCCCATGGAAGACATCACGG CTATGGCATGATGAGTGTTAAAGACATCTTGCAGCTACCAGTGGGTAATCTTCTTGAGGATGGAGCACTTTTAGTTGTTTGGTGCACCAACAGTATTTCACAAATACAAGAATTCCTTGAAGGACTAAATGTCTGGGATGTGAAACTTGTTGCAACATGGTTTTGGCTGAAG GTGACCAAAGCAGGTGAACCTGTCACACCACTAGAAGGTATAACTCATGGTAAACAACCATATGAACGTGTCTTCCTTGCAAAAAAGTGCAGTCAAGGGGTAGTGTCTCAAAGCATCCCAGATTCTTTGGTATTTTGTAGTGTTCCAAGTGGGATACATTCACACAAGCCCCCTCTTTATG AACTCTTGAAGAAGTATGTGGGACCACACCCACAATGCTTGGAGCTTTTTGCACGAAGTCTAACACCTGGATGGATGTGTTATGGCATGGAAGTTTTGCGGTTACAGCATTCATTTCTTTTTGAGGATTCATGCCAAGATGAATGA
- the Mettl4 gene encoding N(6)-adenine-specific methyltransferase METTL4 isoform X4 produces the protein MSVVYATQKSAILDHESWLMELTKKYKINNHEGEPTEHKRKNFQDLFDLRTPFLMDSQAEKIAKQLEESPALVMEPKRKKRKKDHMPQRKEKEIELTHIREMFTVLRQTPDFKLNYQFLPNIDDFRRNNSHIRNLRKSVSCCRFMEVTSSILPQLDEYHKGDEFGTKMINDNKYLVPPDVHYVCDDVNNILLHTLGFKFDVIVMDPPWQNKYVRRRTHAHGRHHGYGMMSVKDILQLPVGNLLEDGALLVVWCTNSISQIQEFLEGLNVWDVKLVATWFWLKVTKAGEPVTPLEGITHGKQPYERVFLAKKCSQGVVSQSIPDSLVFCSVPSGIHSHKPPLYELLKKYVGPHPQCLELFARSLTPGWMCYGMEVLRLQHSFLFEDSCQDE, from the exons ATGTCTGTTGTATATGCTACACAGAAGAGTGCTATTTTAGACCATGAATCCTGGTTGATGGAGCTAACAAAGAAATATAAGATTAACAACCATGAAGGGGAACCAACGGAACATAAGAGGAAAAACTTCCAAGATTTGTTTGATCTACGAACACCATTTTTGATG GATAGTCAAGCTGAAAAAATAGCCAAACAACTTGAAGAAAGTCCTGCACTTGTCATGGaacctaaaagaaagaaaaggaagaaag ATCATATGCctcaaaggaaagaaaaggagataGAGTTGACTCACATCCGAGAAATGTTCACAGTTCTGCGGCAGACTCCAGATTTCAAGTTGAATTACCAGTTCCTCCCAAATATTGATGACTTCAGACGTAATAATTCTCATATAAGAAATTTAAGAAAAAG TGTTTCATGTTGCAGGTTTATGGAGGTAACAAGCTCCATTTTGCCTCAGCTCGATGAATATCATaaaggtgatgagtttggtaccaagatgataaatgataataaatatttgGTGCCTCCAGATGTTCactatgtgtgtgatgatgtcaaTAATATCTTGCTGCACACATTAGGCTTCAAGTTTGATGTAATTGTAATGGATCCCCCGTGGCAAAACAAGTATGTGAGGAGACGAACTCATGCCCATGGAAGACATCACGG CTATGGCATGATGAGTGTTAAAGACATCTTGCAGCTACCAGTGGGTAATCTTCTTGAGGATGGAGCACTTTTAGTTGTTTGGTGCACCAACAGTATTTCACAAATACAAGAATTCCTTGAAGGACTAAATGTCTGGGATGTGAAACTTGTTGCAACATGGTTTTGGCTGAAG GTGACCAAAGCAGGTGAACCTGTCACACCACTAGAAGGTATAACTCATGGTAAACAACCATATGAACGTGTCTTCCTTGCAAAAAAGTGCAGTCAAGGGGTAGTGTCTCAAAGCATCCCAGATTCTTTGGTATTTTGTAGTGTTCCAAGTGGGATACATTCACACAAGCCCCCTCTTTATG AACTCTTGAAGAAGTATGTGGGACCACACCCACAATGCTTGGAGCTTTTTGCACGAAGTCTAACACCTGGATGGATGTGTTATGGCATGGAAGTTTTGCGGTTACAGCATTCATTTCTTTTTGAGGATTCATGCCAAGATGAATGA
- the Mettl4 gene encoding uncharacterized protein Mettl4 isoform X2, producing the protein MSPGNKSAAKHEEMKWSVCLQHLLPLTTAHHRMSVVYATQKSAILDHESWLMELTKKYKINNHEGEPTEHKRKNFQDLFDLRTPFLMDSQAEKIAKQLEESPALVMEPKRKKRKKDHMPQRKEKEIELTHIREMFTVLRQTPDFKLNYQFLPNIDDFRRNNSHIRNLRKSVSCCRFMEVTSSILPQLDEYHKGDEFGTKMINDNKYLVPPDVHYVCDDVNNILLHTLGFKFDVIVMDPPWQNKYVRRRTHAHGRHHGYGMMSVKDILQLPVGNLLEDGALLVVWCTNSISQIQEFLEGLNVWDVKLVATWFWLKVTKAGEPVTPLEGITHGKQPYERVFLAKKCSQGVVSQSIPDSLVFCSVPSGIHSHKPPLYELLKKYVGPHPQCLELFARSLTPGWMCYGMEVLRLQHSFLFEDSCQDE; encoded by the exons ATGTCGCCTGGAAACAAGTCGGCGGCTAAACATGAAGAGATGAAGTGGTCTGTCTGCCTGCAACATCTACTGCCTTTAACAACAGCTCATCACAG aATGTCTGTTGTATATGCTACACAGAAGAGTGCTATTTTAGACCATGAATCCTGGTTGATGGAGCTAACAAAGAAATATAAGATTAACAACCATGAAGGGGAACCAACGGAACATAAGAGGAAAAACTTCCAAGATTTGTTTGATCTACGAACACCATTTTTGATG GATAGTCAAGCTGAAAAAATAGCCAAACAACTTGAAGAAAGTCCTGCACTTGTCATGGaacctaaaagaaagaaaaggaagaaag ATCATATGCctcaaaggaaagaaaaggagataGAGTTGACTCACATCCGAGAAATGTTCACAGTTCTGCGGCAGACTCCAGATTTCAAGTTGAATTACCAGTTCCTCCCAAATATTGATGACTTCAGACGTAATAATTCTCATATAAGAAATTTAAGAAAAAG TGTTTCATGTTGCAGGTTTATGGAGGTAACAAGCTCCATTTTGCCTCAGCTCGATGAATATCATaaaggtgatgagtttggtaccaagatgataaatgataataaatatttgGTGCCTCCAGATGTTCactatgtgtgtgatgatgtcaaTAATATCTTGCTGCACACATTAGGCTTCAAGTTTGATGTAATTGTAATGGATCCCCCGTGGCAAAACAAGTATGTGAGGAGACGAACTCATGCCCATGGAAGACATCACGG CTATGGCATGATGAGTGTTAAAGACATCTTGCAGCTACCAGTGGGTAATCTTCTTGAGGATGGAGCACTTTTAGTTGTTTGGTGCACCAACAGTATTTCACAAATACAAGAATTCCTTGAAGGACTAAATGTCTGGGATGTGAAACTTGTTGCAACATGGTTTTGGCTGAAG GTGACCAAAGCAGGTGAACCTGTCACACCACTAGAAGGTATAACTCATGGTAAACAACCATATGAACGTGTCTTCCTTGCAAAAAAGTGCAGTCAAGGGGTAGTGTCTCAAAGCATCCCAGATTCTTTGGTATTTTGTAGTGTTCCAAGTGGGATACATTCACACAAGCCCCCTCTTTATG AACTCTTGAAGAAGTATGTGGGACCACACCCACAATGCTTGGAGCTTTTTGCACGAAGTCTAACACCTGGATGGATGTGTTATGGCATGGAAGTTTTGCGGTTACAGCATTCATTTCTTTTTGAGGATTCATGCCAAGATGAATGA
- the Mettl4 gene encoding uncharacterized protein Mettl4 isoform X5: protein MFTRSRRRHFGSIRFLLRCCSFISPPMKLHLNSLLRMSVVYATQKSAILDHESWLMELTKKYKINNHEGEPTEHKRKNFQDLFDLRTPFLMDSQAEKIAKQLEESPALVMEPKRKKRKKDHMPQRKEKEIELTHIREMFTVLRQTPDFKLNYQFLPNIDDFRRNNSHIRNLRKSVSCCRFMEVTSSILPQLDEYHKGDEFGTKMINDNKYLVPPDVHYVCDDVNNILLHTLGFKFDVIVMDPPWQNKYVRRRTHAHGRHHGYGMMSVKDILQLPVGNLLEDGALLVVWCTNSISQIQEFLEGLNVWDVKLVATWFWLKNS from the exons ATGTTTACGCGGTCACGGAGGCGCCATTTCGGCAGCATCCGATTCTTGCTTAGATGCTGTAGCTTTATCTCTCCTCCCATGAAATTACATTTGAATTCGTTGTTAAG aATGTCTGTTGTATATGCTACACAGAAGAGTGCTATTTTAGACCATGAATCCTGGTTGATGGAGCTAACAAAGAAATATAAGATTAACAACCATGAAGGGGAACCAACGGAACATAAGAGGAAAAACTTCCAAGATTTGTTTGATCTACGAACACCATTTTTGATG GATAGTCAAGCTGAAAAAATAGCCAAACAACTTGAAGAAAGTCCTGCACTTGTCATGGaacctaaaagaaagaaaaggaagaaag ATCATATGCctcaaaggaaagaaaaggagataGAGTTGACTCACATCCGAGAAATGTTCACAGTTCTGCGGCAGACTCCAGATTTCAAGTTGAATTACCAGTTCCTCCCAAATATTGATGACTTCAGACGTAATAATTCTCATATAAGAAATTTAAGAAAAAG TGTTTCATGTTGCAGGTTTATGGAGGTAACAAGCTCCATTTTGCCTCAGCTCGATGAATATCATaaaggtgatgagtttggtaccaagatgataaatgataataaatatttgGTGCCTCCAGATGTTCactatgtgtgtgatgatgtcaaTAATATCTTGCTGCACACATTAGGCTTCAAGTTTGATGTAATTGTAATGGATCCCCCGTGGCAAAACAAGTATGTGAGGAGACGAACTCATGCCCATGGAAGACATCACGG CTATGGCATGATGAGTGTTAAAGACATCTTGCAGCTACCAGTGGGTAATCTTCTTGAGGATGGAGCACTTTTAGTTGTTTGGTGCACCAACAGTATTTCACAAATACAAGAATTCCTTGAAGGACTAAATGTCTGGGATGTGAAACTTGTTGCAACATGGTTTTGGCTGAAG AACTCTTGA